A window from Pseudomonas alloputida encodes these proteins:
- a CDS encoding 2-aminoadipate transaminase, which yields MNQESISQSIAIVHPITLSHGRNAEVWDTDGKRYIDFVGGIGVLNLGHCNPAVVEAIQAQATRLTHYAFNAAPHGPYLALMEQLSQFVPVSYPLAGMLTNSGAEAAENALKVARGATGKRAIIAFDGGFHGRTLATLNLNGKVAPYKQRVGELPGPVYHLPYPSADTGVTCEQALKAMDRLFSVELAVEDVAAFIFEPVQGEGGFLALDPAFAQALRRFCDERGILIIIDEIQSGFGRTGQRFAFPRLGIESDLLLLAKSIAGGMPLGAVVGRKELMAALPKGGLGGTYSGNPISCAAALASLAQMTDENLATWGERQEQAIVSRYERWKASGLSPYIGRLTGVGAMRGIEFANADGSPAPAQLAKVMEAARARGLLLMPSGKARHIIRLLAPLTIEAEVLEEGLDILEQCLAELN from the coding sequence ATGAACCAGGAAAGTATCAGCCAATCCATTGCCATCGTTCACCCGATCACACTTTCCCATGGCCGTAATGCCGAAGTCTGGGACACTGACGGCAAACGTTACATCGACTTCGTCGGCGGTATCGGCGTGCTCAACCTGGGCCACTGCAACCCCGCTGTGGTCGAGGCCATCCAGGCTCAGGCCACCCGCCTGACCCACTACGCCTTCAACGCGGCCCCCCACGGCCCGTACCTGGCCCTGATGGAGCAACTGAGCCAGTTTGTGCCAGTCAGCTACCCACTGGCCGGCATGCTCACCAACAGCGGCGCGGAAGCGGCGGAAAACGCCCTGAAAGTGGCCCGTGGCGCCACCGGCAAACGCGCCATCATCGCGTTCGACGGCGGCTTCCATGGCCGCACCCTGGCCACCCTGAACCTCAATGGCAAGGTCGCCCCCTACAAGCAGCGGGTCGGCGAACTGCCCGGGCCGGTGTATCACCTGCCCTACCCCAGCGCGGATACCGGAGTTACCTGCGAGCAAGCGCTCAAGGCCATGGACCGCCTGTTCAGCGTCGAGCTGGCGGTGGAGGACGTCGCGGCGTTCATCTTCGAGCCCGTGCAGGGTGAAGGCGGCTTCCTTGCCCTGGACCCGGCCTTCGCCCAGGCCCTGCGCCGCTTCTGCGACGAGCGTGGCATCCTGATCATCATCGACGAGATCCAGTCGGGCTTCGGCCGCACCGGCCAGCGCTTCGCGTTTCCGCGCCTGGGCATCGAGTCCGACCTGCTGTTGCTGGCCAAGAGCATCGCTGGCGGTATGCCGCTGGGTGCAGTGGTCGGGCGCAAGGAATTGATGGCGGCGCTGCCCAAGGGCGGCCTGGGTGGCACCTATTCGGGCAACCCGATATCCTGTGCGGCGGCCTTGGCCAGCCTGGCGCAGATGACCGACGAAAACCTTGCAACCTGGGGTGAACGGCAGGAACAGGCCATCGTCAGCCGCTATGAGCGCTGGAAGGCTTCGGGCCTGAGCCCGTACATCGGCCGCCTGACCGGCGTGGGCGCCATGCGAGGGATCGAGTTCGCCAATGCCGATGGCAGCCCGGCACCGGCACAACTGGCCAAGGTGATGGAGGCCGCCCGAGCCAGGGGCCTGCTGCTGATGCCCAGCGGCAAGGCGCGGCACATCATTCGCCTGCTGGCACCGCTGACTATCGAGGCCGAGGTGCTCGAGGAGGGGTTGGATATCCTCGAGCAGTGCCTGGCAGAACTGAACTGA
- a CDS encoding PaaI family thioesterase: protein MTDHTLSLQALAAPEGTCYGCGCSHPSGLHLQSHWDADGVHLVCRHSPDSTFIGWPGLVYGGLLAMLVDCHSNWTAMAYHYRNEGREPGSLPRIDCVTGTLNLTYLKPTPMGVELLLKARVEGEVGRKSRVICEVWAEDVLTVTADSVFVRVDTEKLKLKAHGQA, encoded by the coding sequence ATGACTGATCACACACTTTCCCTTCAAGCCCTCGCGGCCCCTGAGGGTACTTGCTATGGCTGCGGCTGTTCCCACCCCAGCGGCCTGCACCTGCAAAGCCACTGGGACGCCGACGGTGTTCACCTGGTGTGCCGTCACTCGCCCGACAGCACCTTCATTGGCTGGCCTGGCCTGGTTTACGGTGGCCTGCTGGCGATGCTGGTTGACTGCCACTCCAACTGGACGGCGATGGCCTACCACTACCGTAACGAAGGCCGAGAACCGGGCAGCCTGCCGCGTATCGACTGCGTTACCGGCACGCTCAACCTGACCTACCTGAAACCTACGCCGATGGGCGTCGAGCTGTTGCTCAAGGCGCGTGTCGAAGGCGAAGTGGGGCGCAAGAGCCGGGTCATCTGCGAAGTCTGGGCAGAGGATGTACTGACTGTGACTGCCGACTCCGTGTTTGTCCGCGTCGATACCGAAAAGCTCAAGCTCAAGGCCCACGGCCAGGCCTGA
- the fusA gene encoding elongation factor G produces the protein MARTTPIELYRNIGIVAHVDAGKTTTTERILFYTGVNHKMGEVHDGAATMDWMAQEQERGITITSAATTAFWQGSTKQFAHKYRFNIIDTPGHVDFTIEVERSLRVLDGAVVVFSGADGVEPQSETVWRQANKYHVPRLAYINKMDRQGADFLRVVKQIDQRLGHHPVPIQLAIGSEENFMGQIDLVKMKAIYWNDADQGTSYREEEIPAELKALADEWRAHMIEAAAEANDELTMKFLDGEELSIEEIKAGLRQRTIANEIVPTILGSSFKNKGVPLMLDAVIDYLPAPSEIPAIRGTDPDDEEKHLERHADDKEPFSALAFKIATDPFVGTLTFARVYSGVLSSGNAVLNSVKGKKERIGRMVQMHANQRAEIKDVCAGDIAALIGMKDVTTGDTLCDMDKPIILERMDFPDPVISVAVEPKTKADQEKMGIALGKLAQEDPSFRVRTDEETGQTIISGMGELHLDIIVDRMRREFNVEANIGKPQVAYREKIRNTCEIEGRFVRQSGGRGQYGHCWIRFAPGDEGKEGLEFINEIVGGVVPREYIPAIQKGIEEQMKNGVLAGYPLINLKAAVFDGSYHDVDSNEMAYKIAASMATKQLSQKGGAVLLEPVMKVEVVTPEEYQGDILGDLSRRRGMIQDGDETPAGKVIRAEVPLGEMFGYATSMRSMTQGRASFSMEFTRYAEAPASIADGIVKKSRGE, from the coding sequence ATGGCCCGCACAACGCCCATCGAGCTGTACCGCAATATCGGCATCGTCGCCCACGTGGATGCCGGCAAGACCACGACCACCGAGCGGATCCTGTTCTACACCGGGGTCAACCACAAGATGGGCGAAGTGCACGATGGCGCGGCGACCATGGACTGGATGGCCCAGGAGCAGGAACGCGGCATCACCATCACCTCGGCGGCGACCACAGCATTCTGGCAAGGCTCGACCAAGCAGTTCGCCCACAAGTACCGTTTCAACATCATCGACACCCCAGGCCACGTCGATTTCACCATCGAGGTGGAGCGCTCATTGCGCGTGCTCGATGGCGCGGTCGTGGTTTTCAGCGGCGCGGACGGCGTCGAGCCGCAGTCCGAGACAGTCTGGCGCCAGGCCAACAAGTACCACGTGCCACGCTTGGCCTACATCAACAAGATGGACCGCCAGGGGGCCGACTTCCTGCGCGTGGTCAAGCAGATCGATCAACGTCTGGGGCACCACCCGGTGCCCATCCAGCTGGCCATCGGCAGCGAAGAAAACTTCATGGGCCAGATCGACCTGGTGAAGATGAAGGCCATCTACTGGAACGATGCCGACCAGGGCACCAGCTACCGCGAAGAAGAAATCCCCGCCGAACTGAAGGCTCTGGCCGACGAATGGCGCGCGCACATGATCGAAGCTGCGGCCGAGGCCAATGACGAGCTGACCATGAAGTTTCTCGATGGCGAGGAGCTGAGCATCGAAGAGATCAAGGCCGGGTTGCGCCAGCGCACCATTGCCAACGAAATCGTGCCCACCATCCTCGGCTCATCGTTCAAGAACAAGGGCGTGCCGCTGATGCTCGACGCGGTGATCGACTACCTGCCCGCCCCGTCGGAAATTCCTGCCATCCGCGGCACCGACCCGGATGATGAAGAAAAGCACCTGGAACGGCACGCCGACGACAAAGAGCCGTTCTCGGCACTGGCTTTCAAGATCGCCACCGACCCGTTCGTCGGCACCCTCACCTTCGCCCGCGTTTATTCCGGCGTGCTCAGTTCAGGCAATGCGGTACTCAACTCGGTCAAAGGCAAGAAGGAACGCATCGGCCGCATGGTACAGATGCATGCCAACCAGCGTGCCGAAATCAAGGACGTGTGTGCCGGCGATATCGCCGCACTGATCGGCATGAAGGACGTGACCACCGGCGACACCCTGTGCGACATGGACAAACCGATCATTCTCGAACGCATGGACTTCCCCGACCCGGTGATTTCCGTCGCAGTAGAGCCGAAAACCAAGGCCGACCAGGAAAAAATGGGCATCGCGCTGGGCAAGCTGGCCCAGGAAGACCCCTCATTCCGCGTGCGTACCGATGAAGAGACTGGCCAGACCATCATCTCGGGCATGGGCGAGCTGCACCTGGACATCATCGTCGACCGCATGCGCCGCGAGTTCAACGTCGAGGCCAACATCGGCAAGCCGCAGGTGGCCTACCGGGAAAAAATCCGCAATACCTGCGAGATCGAGGGGCGTTTCGTGCGCCAGTCCGGTGGCCGTGGCCAATACGGCCATTGCTGGATCCGTTTCGCCCCCGGTGATGAAGGCAAAGAAGGCCTGGAGTTCATCAATGAGATCGTCGGCGGCGTGGTACCCCGCGAGTACATCCCGGCCATCCAGAAGGGTATCGAGGAGCAAATGAAGAACGGCGTGCTTGCCGGCTACCCACTGATCAACCTCAAGGCCGCCGTGTTCGACGGCTCGTACCACGATGTCGACTCAAACGAGATGGCCTACAAGATCGCCGCGTCAATGGCCACCAAGCAGTTGTCGCAGAAAGGCGGCGCAGTGTTGCTGGAGCCGGTGATGAAGGTAGAGGTGGTGACGCCGGAGGAATATCAGGGCGACATCCTCGGCGACTTGAGCCGACGTCGCGGCATGATCCAGGACGGTGATGAAACACCGGC
- the gcvA gene encoding transcriptional regulator GcvA: protein MSKRLMPSTTALQCFEAAARHLSFTRAAQELHLTQSAVSKQVAQLEDMLSHSLFQRIRRRLHLTPAGALYLTEVNKILTQIDISSRYILSYGDETEVLRIATQPTFGARWLVPRLKGFGDRYPRIHLDVRNELEPFDLVQAKADVAFFFGQGTWPGATCIELFSEEVVPVCSPQLLASHRFDSAQALTEHRLLQCVSRPEAWHEWFLGLGLHSQNSYHGPRFDTFYLCIRAAISGCGIALIPRYLVAEELSEGKLVVAWDHPVASNGRHFIAHAEHAAEVPKIRAFVQWIRERVAEGD from the coding sequence ATGTCCAAACGCCTGATGCCTTCGACCACCGCCCTTCAGTGCTTCGAAGCGGCCGCTCGCCACCTCAGCTTCACCCGCGCGGCCCAGGAACTGCACCTGACCCAGAGCGCCGTCAGCAAGCAGGTCGCGCAGCTTGAGGACATGCTCTCGCACTCGCTGTTCCAGCGCATTCGCCGGCGCCTGCACCTGACCCCGGCCGGCGCGCTGTACCTCACCGAAGTGAACAAGATCCTCACCCAGATCGACATATCCAGCCGCTACATCCTCAGCTACGGCGACGAAACCGAAGTGCTGCGCATCGCCACCCAGCCGACCTTCGGCGCCCGCTGGCTGGTGCCCCGGCTCAAGGGTTTTGGTGACCGCTACCCACGCATTCACCTGGATGTGCGCAACGAGCTGGAGCCATTCGACCTGGTACAGGCCAAGGCGGACGTCGCCTTTTTCTTCGGCCAGGGCACCTGGCCCGGGGCGACCTGCATCGAGTTGTTCAGCGAAGAAGTGGTGCCGGTGTGCAGCCCGCAGCTGCTGGCCAGCCACCGTTTCGACAGCGCCCAGGCGCTGACTGAGCACCGCCTGTTGCAATGCGTGTCGCGGCCGGAGGCCTGGCATGAATGGTTCCTGGGGCTTGGGTTGCATAGCCAGAACAGCTACCACGGGCCGCGCTTCGACACGTTCTACCTGTGTATCCGCGCGGCCATCTCCGGCTGCGGCATAGCCCTGATTCCCCGCTATCTGGTGGCCGAAGAGCTGAGCGAAGGCAAGCTGGTGGTGGCCTGGGACCACCCTGTGGCAAGCAACGGGAGGCACTTCATCGCGCATGCCGAGCATGCGGCCGAAGTGCCCAAGATCAGGGCCTTCGTGCAGTGGATCCGGGAGCGGGTGGCTGAAGGCGATTGA
- a CDS encoding amino acid permease: MASQDNKKQRSLQHGLTSRQVSMISIAGIIGAGLFIGSSNAIATAGPAILISYAMTGLLVLLVMRMLGEMAIANPNSGSFSTYASEAIGPWAGFTIGWLYWWFWVLIIPVEAIAGADILHAYFPGVPSWLFAFLIMLVLSGTNLVSVKNFGAFEYWFALVKVVAIIGFIGVCTLAVFGFWPLAEVSGVSRLWDSGGFMPNGFGTVLGGVLITIFSFFGAEIVTIAADETANPKDKIRRATNLVVYRIAIFYLASIFLVVSLVAWNDPGLKAVGSFQRVLEVLNVPGAKLLVDLVVLVAVTSCMNSGLYTASRMLYSLGARGQALSVTKRISGSGVPTVAVIFSTLAGFAGCFVNYVFPGKVFGFLLSTTGAIALLVYLVIAVSQLRMRARAEREGRPLELKMWLFPWLTWLVIGTIVMVLGYMLFSDAYRYETLMTAGVTAFILLVSLTQRRAKMVAQTA, translated from the coding sequence ATGGCTTCGCAAGACAACAAGAAACAGCGCTCACTGCAGCACGGCCTGACTTCCCGTCAGGTTTCCATGATCTCCATTGCCGGCATCATCGGCGCCGGGCTGTTCATCGGGTCCTCCAACGCCATTGCCACCGCCGGCCCGGCCATCCTCATCTCCTACGCCATGACTGGCCTGCTGGTCTTGCTGGTGATGCGCATGCTGGGTGAAATGGCCATCGCAAACCCCAATAGCGGCTCTTTTTCCACCTACGCCTCGGAGGCCATCGGGCCTTGGGCGGGCTTTACCATTGGCTGGTTGTACTGGTGGTTCTGGGTGTTGATCATTCCGGTGGAGGCCATTGCCGGTGCTGACATCCTGCATGCCTACTTCCCTGGCGTGCCGTCCTGGCTGTTCGCTTTCCTGATCATGCTGGTGCTGTCGGGCACCAACCTGGTCAGCGTGAAGAACTTCGGTGCCTTCGAGTACTGGTTCGCGCTGGTCAAGGTGGTCGCGATCATTGGCTTCATCGGGGTCTGCACCTTGGCGGTGTTCGGCTTCTGGCCGCTGGCAGAGGTATCCGGGGTGAGCCGGCTGTGGGACAGCGGTGGTTTCATGCCCAATGGGTTTGGGACGGTGCTTGGGGGCGTGCTGATCACCATCTTCTCGTTCTTCGGTGCCGAAATTGTCACCATCGCGGCTGACGAAACCGCCAACCCGAAAGACAAGATTCGCCGCGCCACCAACCTGGTGGTGTACCGCATCGCCATCTTCTACCTGGCGTCGATCTTCCTGGTGGTGTCGCTGGTGGCCTGGAACGACCCCGGGCTCAAAGCGGTAGGGTCGTTCCAGCGTGTACTGGAAGTGCTGAACGTGCCGGGCGCCAAGTTGCTGGTTGACCTGGTGGTGCTGGTGGCGGTGACAAGTTGCATGAACTCGGGGCTCTACACGGCGTCGCGCATGCTCTATTCGCTGGGCGCGCGTGGTCAGGCGCTGAGCGTGACCAAGCGCATCTCCGGTTCCGGCGTGCCGACCGTGGCAGTGATCTTCTCCACCCTGGCGGGCTTCGCTGGCTGCTTCGTCAACTATGTGTTCCCGGGCAAAGTGTTTGGCTTCCTGCTGTCGACCACCGGCGCCATCGCCTTGCTGGTGTACCTGGTCATCGCCGTGTCGCAACTGCGCATGCGTGCCCGTGCCGAGCGTGAAGGGCGTCCGCTGGAACTGAAGATGTGGCTGTTCCCATGGCTGACCTGGCTGGTGATAGGCACCATCGTCATGGTGCTGGGCTACATGCTGTTCAGCGATGCCTATCGCTACGAAACGCTGATGACTGCCGGGGTGACCGCGTTCATTTTGCTGGTTTCGCTGACCCAGCGGCGTGCGAAGATGGTTGCCCAGACGGCCTGA
- a CDS encoding glutathione S-transferase N-terminal domain-containing protein: protein MTELSAFPITRKWPAKHPERLQLYSLPTPNGVKVSIMLEEIGLAYEAHKVSFDNDDQLSPEFISLSANNKIPAILDPNGPGGQPLALFESGAILQYLAEKSGQLLSQDPAQRYQTLQWLMFQMGGIGPMFGQVGFFHFFAGKEYEDKRPRDRYVNESKRLLGVLDRHLKGRQWMAEEYSIADIAIFPWVRNLVERYNARDLVGFDQFKEVQRVLANFLERPAVQRGLKIPG, encoded by the coding sequence ATGACCGAACTCAGTGCTTTCCCCATTACCCGCAAATGGCCCGCCAAACACCCCGAACGCCTGCAGTTGTACTCGTTGCCGACGCCCAACGGGGTGAAGGTGTCGATCATGCTCGAAGAGATTGGCTTGGCTTACGAGGCGCACAAGGTGAGCTTCGACAATGACGACCAATTGAGCCCCGAGTTCATCTCGCTCAGCGCGAACAACAAGATCCCCGCCATCCTCGACCCGAACGGGCCGGGCGGTCAGCCGCTGGCGCTGTTCGAATCGGGGGCGATCTTGCAGTACCTGGCGGAGAAGAGCGGCCAGCTGCTCAGCCAGGACCCCGCCCAGCGCTACCAGACCCTGCAGTGGCTGATGTTCCAGATGGGCGGCATCGGGCCGATGTTCGGCCAGGTCGGGTTCTTCCATTTCTTTGCTGGCAAGGAATATGAAGACAAGCGCCCGCGCGACCGCTATGTCAACGAGTCCAAGCGGCTGCTGGGCGTGCTGGATCGGCATTTGAAAGGTCGGCAGTGGATGGCTGAGGAATACAGCATCGCCGACATCGCCATCTTCCCTTGGGTGCGTAACCTGGTGGAGCGCTACAACGCCCGTGACCTGGTGGGCTTCGACCAGTTCAAGGAAGTGCAGCGCGTGCTGGCGAATTTCCTCGAACGGCCAGCCGTGCAGCGTGGCCTGAAAATCCCGGGCTGA